One stretch of Arachis duranensis cultivar V14167 chromosome 1, aradu.V14167.gnm2.J7QH, whole genome shotgun sequence DNA includes these proteins:
- the LOC107493676 gene encoding uncharacterized protein LOC107493676 isoform X3: MGHKKRNSAPRSKHSPATSPAAQFAVVGDGIASPEKQDSGNVPDHNSNTNNGVQNPNGIEFPPPPPPPPPPPQSDGPSSEYTAIKLECERALTAFRRGNHNRALKLMKELCGKQENAAHSAFAHRVQGFVAFKVAGILNDPTAKQRHVKNAVDSARKAVELCPNSVEYAHFYANLMLEVANDGKDYEEVVQECERALAIENPSDPGKESFQDESDQKLSTPEARVSHVQNELRQLIQKSNIASLSSWVKNLSNGEERFRLIPIRRPTEDPMELRLVQTRRPNEIKKVTKTPEERRKEIEVRVAAARLLQQKSESPQSPNEVDKDERGLDSSSATGQSRRRHVNSKKNGSTAERRKWVQSYWSSMSVEMKKDLLRVRVSDLRSHFGSSKDTLPIDLLAEAVSYAEANKTWKFWVCCHCDEKFNDDESHSQHLAQAHMGMLSPNLQGHLPHNVDSEWIDMIHNCSWKPLDVSAAVKMLESRMKFKGSTLVEDSYFDHHTQDYYDCINDATDPYHEKEGLGYSLHNCTTESNNYCKAVASNVREGVENQLSMSHPFADSWPVSDDSERAKLLEKIRAVFEMLIKHKYLAASHLSKVIQFTMGEIQGLAAGSQFLNHGVDQTPMCICFLGASQLKKILQFLQELSHACGLGRYGDKGNGLMNEFHDINQGPEIKENIVLNGDSSCLLLDECLLVTQVTFDAAQGTVLDNMTAQSSHDGISSDNDDFLSWIYSGSAIGDQLTSWMRTKEDNKHQGTEIIKMLDKEFYQLQTLCEKKSDRMSYEEALQTVEDLCLEEGKKREIVGDFVQQSYESVLRKRREELIESENDVMNVGNRFELDAISNVLQEAESMNVNQFGYEETYAGVTAQLCDLESGEEEEWRMKDYLHQMDGCIEIAIQKLKEHLSIELSKIDARIIRNIAEMQQFELKLGPLSAYDYRAILLPLVKSYLRARLEEFAEKDAVEKSDAAREAFLAELARDAKKAKGGSENTRNVDKTKDKKKTKDHRKTKDLKASSGHEELLLQASSPDSNTVAPDSYFQDPELVSMNDNYLEQQEEEYRRKIELEEEEKKLEETLEFQRRIENEAKQKHLAELQKKSSGICLEEVADKIQDAQLKTVADGPDVHDHVKLPIQSADENCCPSEVDSVIVTTKNGSLVPNKYSVDSADQKILHQPTVKQAGIPNGVVPENGHQLPDRRAGKKHKRHRNSSKMVDGKLESVSLEKNIEDAHTDRHSREHVKFHNDQDANNGWESNVSKAKKDLQMEDEEEERFQADLKKAVRQSLDTYQARGKLPLDSSLRMSQRSASQVDSLGFPTQKDSTEDANGTTLLGTGLKNEVGEYNCFLNVIIQSLWHLRRFREEFLGRSRSEHDHVGNPCVVCALYEIFTALDLASKDSRREAVAPTSLRIALSNLYPDSNFFQEAQMNDASEVLAVIFDCLHRAFTRGSSVSDTESVESNCMGSWDCANNTCIAHSLFGMDIFEQMNCYHCGLESRHLKYTSFFHNINANALRTMKVMCSESSFDELLNLVEMNHQLACDPEVGGCGKLNYIHHFLSTPPHVFMTVLGWQNTCESADDITATVAALSTALDISVLYRGLDPKRTHSLVSVVCYYGQHYHCFAYSHDHDQWIMYDDKTVKIIGGWADVLTMCEKGHLQPQVLFFEAVN, translated from the exons ATGGGACACAAGAAGCGAAATTCGGCTCCGCGGTCCAAACATTCGCCGGCGACTTCTCCGGCGGCGCAATTCGCCGTCGTCGGCGACGGTATCGCATCGCCGGAGAAACAAGACTCAGGCAATGTTCCCGATCACAACAGCAACACCAATAACGGCGTTCAGAACCCTAACGGGATCGAGTTTCCTCCTCCGCCACCGCCGCCGCCTCCTCCGCCTCAATCCGATGGTCCTTCCTCCGAGTACACCGCGATCAAGCTCGAGTGTGAGCGTGCCCTAACGGCGTTCCGGCGCGGGAACCACAACAGAGCACTGAAGCTCATGAAGGAGCTATGCGGGAAACAAGAGAACGCTGCTCACTCCGCATTTGCGCACCGCGTCCAGGGATTCGTCGCCTTTAAGGTCGCCGGAATCTTGAACGACCCTACCGCGAAGCAACGGCACGTGAAGAACGCCGTCGATTCGGCTCGCAAGGCCGTCGAGCTGTGCCCTAATTCGGTCGAGTACGCGCACTTCTACGCCAATTTGATGCTCGAGGTCGCGAACGACGGGAAGGATTATGAGGAGGTAGTGCAGGAGTGCGAGAGGGCGCTGGCGATAGAGAACCCTAGCGATCCAGGGAAGGAGAGCTTCCAGGATGAGAGTGATCAGAAGTTGTCGACTCCCGAGGCACGTGTTTCGCATGTGCAAAACGAGCTGCGGCAGCTGATTCAGAAGTCGAACATCGCTTCGCTGTCGAGCTGGGTGAAGAATCTGAGCAACGGCGAGGAGAGATTTCGGCTGATTCCGATTCGGAGGCCGACGGAGGACCCTATGGAGCTGAGACTGGTTCAGACTCGAAGGCCTAACGAGATCAAGAAAGTGACGAAGACGCCGGAAGAGAGGAGGAAGGAGATTGAAGTGAGAGTCGCCGCTGCGAGGCTGTTGCAGCAGAAGTCTGAGTCGCCCCAATCTCCGAACGAAGTAGATAAGGATGAGAGGGGGCTGGATTCATCTTCAGCGACTGGTCAGAGTAGGAGGAGGCATGTGAATTCGAAGAAGAATGGGTCTACTGCTGAGAGGAGGAAATGGGTGCAATCTTACTGGAGTTCGATGAGTGTGGAAATGAAGAAGGACTTgcttagggttagggtttctgATCTTAGGTCACACTTTGGGTCTTCGAAGGATACTTTGCCTATTGATCTTTTGGCGGAGGCTGTGTCGTATGCTGAGGCCAATAAGACATGGAAATTCTGGGTTTGCTGCCATTGTGATGAGAAATTTAACGATGACGAGTCTCACAGCCAACATCTTGCGCAGGCGCACATGGGTATGCTCTCGCCGAATTTGCAGGGGCATCTGCCCCATAATGTTGACAGTGAGTGGATTGATATGATTCATAATTGTTCTTGGAAGCCTCTGGATGTTTCTGCTGCAGTTAAAATGCTTGAGAGTAGAATGAAATTCAAAGGTTCAACATTAGTTGAGGATTCGTACTTCGATCATCATACACAGGACTACTATGACTGTATTAATGATGCAACTGATCCTTACCATGAGAAAGAAGGTTTGGGATACAGTCTTCATAACTGTACAACAGAAAGCAATAACTATTGTAAAGCTGTTGCAAGTAATGTGAGAGAAGGCGTTGAAAACCAATTATCTATGTCGCATCCTTTCGCTGATAGTTGGCCAGTATCTGATGATTCTGAGCGCGCAAAACTTCTGGAGAAAATTCGTGCAGTATTTGAGATGCTTATTAAGCATAAATATCTTGCTGCTAGTCACCTTAGCAAGGTTATACAATTTACTATGGGTGAGATTCAAGGTCTTGCTGCTGGTTCTCAATTTCTAAACCATGGTGTCGACCAAACGCCAATGTGCATATGCTTTCTGGGGGCATCACAGCTTAAGAAAATTCTCCAATTTCTTCAAGAGCTATCTCATGCATGCGGATTGGGTAGATATGGTGATAAAGGTAATGGTCTCATGAATGAGTTTCATGATATCAATCAAGGTCCTGAGATCAAAGAGAATATTGTTCTCAATGGAGATTCATCATGCCTCCTTCTGGATGAGTGTTTACTGGTTACACAAGTCACTTTTGATGCTGCTCAGGGGACTGTATTGGATAATATGACTGCCCAAAGTTCTCATGATGGTATTTCAAGCGATAATGATGATTTTCTATCCTGGATATATTCAGGTTCAGCTATAGGGGATCAATTGACATCATGGATGCGAACCAAAGAAGATAATAAACACCAAGGTACAGAAATTATCAAGATGCTTGATAAGGAGTTTTATCAACTACAGACCCTATGTGAGAAGAAGTCTGACCGAATGAGTTATGAGGAAGCACTGCAGACAGTAGAGGATCTTTGTCTTGAAGAGGGAAAGAAGAGGGAAATTGTTGGTGACTTTGTCCAGCAAAGCTATGAGTCTGTCTTAAGAAAACGAAGAGAAGAGCTCATTGAAAGTGAGAATGATGTGATGAATGTCGGCAATAGGTTTGAGTTGGATGCCATATCAAATGTTTTGCAAGAAGCAGAATCAATGAATGTTAATCAATTTGGATATGAAGAAACTTATGCTGGCGTGACTGCTCAGTTATGTGACTTGGAatctggtgaagaagaagaatggagaaTGAAAGACTACTTGCATCAAATGGATGGTTGTATAGAAATTGCTATTCAGAAACTGAAAGAGCACTTGTCTATAGAG CTTAGCAAAATTGATGCTCGAATCATTAGAAATATTGCTGAGATGCAACAATTCGAACTCAAGCTTGGGCCTCTTTCCGCTTATGATTATCGGGCTATATTATTGCCTCTAGTGAAGTCATACCTAAGG GCACGTTTAGAAGAATTTGCCGAGAAGGATGCAGTAGAGAAGTCTGATGCTGCGAGGGAAGCATTCTTGGCTGAACTTGCACGTGATGCTAAGAAGGCTAAAGGGGGAAGTGAGAACACAAGAAATGTGGATAAGACCAAAGATAAGAAGAAGACTAAAGatcacagaaaaacaaaagatCTGAAG GCTTCAAGTGGTCATGAGGAGCTATTGCTGCAAGCTAGCAGTCCTGA TTCCAATACTGTTGCACCTGATAGTTACTTTCAAGATCCTGAGCTTGTTTCCATGAATGATAATTACTTGGAACAACAGGAAGAGGAATATAGACGGAAAATAGAGCTAGAAGAGGAGGAAAAAAAGCTTGAGGAAACTTTAGAATTTCAGCGTAGGATAGAAAATGAAGCCAAACAAAAACACCTTGCCGAATTACAAAAGAAATCGTCTGGGATATGTTTAGAGGAAGTTGCGGACAAAATTCAGGATGCTCAGTTGAAGACAGTTGCTGATGGGCCAGATGTGCATGATCATGTAAAACTGCCTATACAG TCAGCTGATGAGAATTGCTGTCCTAGTGAAGTGGATAGTGTGATAGTCACCACTAAAAATGGTTCTTTGGTGCCAAATAAATATTCAGTTGATTCAGCTGATCAAAAGATATTGCATCAGCCAACTGTTAAACAAG CAGGTATACCTAATGGAGTTGTTCCAGAGAATGGTCATCAGTTGCCTGATCGTCGTGCAGGGAAAAAGCATAAACGGCATAGGAATTCTTCCAAAATGGTTGATGGAAAATTGGAATCTGTCTCATTGGAAAAGAATATTGAGGATGCACATACTGACAGACATTCAAGAGAGCATGTTAAATTCCATAATGATCAAGATGCAAACAATG GGTGGGAAAGCAATGTATCAAAGGCGAAGAAAGATCTGCAAAtggaagatgaggaggaggaaagaTTCCAAGCTGATCTTAAAAAGGCTGTACGACAAAGCCTGG ACACATATCAAGCACGTGGAAAACTGCCTTTGGATTCTAGTTTAAGAATGTCTCAGAGATCTGCTTCACAAGTAGATTCATTGGGTTTTCCAACACAGAAAGACTCAACTGAGGATGCAAATGGAACTACATTGCTTGGTACTGGGCTAAAGAATGAAGTTGGTGAATATAACTGTTTTCTCAATGTTATTATACAG TCTTTATGGCATTTAAGACGCTTTCGGGAGGAATTTCTTGGCAGATCAAGATCAGAGCATGATCATGTTGGCAATCCTTGTGTCGTCTGTGCATTGTATGAGATCTTCACTGCTTTGGACCTTGCATCAAAGGACTCAAGGAGAGAAGCAGTAGCACCTACTTCCCTGCGAATAGCTCTAAGCAACCTATATCCAGATAGTAACTTCTTCCAGGAG GCTCAGATGAACGATGCTTCTGAGGTACTTGCAGTGATATTTGACTGCCTTCATCGTGCATTTACCCGTGGTTCAAGTGTTTCTGACACTGAGTCGGTGGAAAGTAATTGCATGGGATCTTGGGATTGTGCAAATAATACTTGTATAGCACATTCACTTTTCGGAATGGACATTTTTGAGCAAATGAACTGCTATCACTGTGGTCTCGAGTCCAGACATTTGAAGTATACATCCTTCTTTCACAATATAAATGCCAACGCATTACGAACAATGAAG GTTATGTGTTCTGAAAGTTCCTTTGATGAGCTATTGAACCTTGTGGAGATGAACCATCAATTGGCTTGTGATCCAGAAGTTGGTGGTTGTGGCAAGCTTAACTACATCCATCACTTTCTTTCAACTCCACCTCATGTTTTTATGACAG TTCTTGGTTGGCAAAATACATGCGAGAGTGCTGATGATATAACAGCCACTGTGGCAGCCCTGAGCACTGCACTAGACATCAGTGTCCTATATCGAGGCTTAGATCCTAAAAGAACTCATAGCTTGGTATCAGTG GTTTGCTACTATGGCCAACATTATCATTGCTTTGCTTACAGTCATGACCATGATCAATGGATTATGTATGATGACAAGACTGTCAAG ATAATTGGTGGATGGGCAGATGTTCTTACAATGTGTGAAAAAGGACATCTACAACCTCAGGTTCTTTTCTTTGAAGCTGTAAACTAG
- the LOC107493676 gene encoding uncharacterized protein LOC107493676 isoform X2, whose product MGHKKRNSAPRSKHSPATSPAAQFAVVGDGIASPEKQDSGNVPDHNSNTNNGVQNPNGIEFPPPPPPPPPPPQSDGPSSEYTAIKLECERALTAFRRGNHNRALKLMKELCGKQENAAHSAFAHRVQGFVAFKVAGILNDPTAKQRHVKNAVDSARKAVELCPNSVEYAHFYANLMLEVANDGKDYEEVVQECERALAIENPSDPGKESFQDESDQKLSTPEARVSHVQNELRQLIQKSNIASLSSWVKNLSNGEERFRLIPIRRPTEDPMELRLVQTRRPNEIKKVTKTPEERRKEIEVRVAAARLLQQKSESPQSPNEVDKDERGLDSSSATGQSRRRHVNSKKNGSTAERRKWVQSYWSSMSVEMKKDLLRVRVSDLRSHFGSSKDTLPIDLLAEAVSYAEANKTWKFWVCCHCDEKFNDDESHSQHLAQAHMGMLSPNLQGHLPHNVDSEWIDMIHNCSWKPLDVSAAVKMLESRMKFKGSTLVEDSYFDHHTQDYYDCINDATDPYHEKEGLGYSLHNCTTESNNYCKAVASNVREGVENQLSMSHPFADSWPVSDDSERAKLLEKIRAVFEMLIKHKYLAASHLSKVIQFTMGEIQGLAAGSQFLNHGVDQTPMCICFLGASQLKKILQFLQELSHACGLGRYGDKGNGLMNEFHDINQGPEIKENIVLNGDSSCLLLDECLLVTQVTFDAAQGTVLDNMTAQSSHDGISSDNDDFLSWIYSGSAIGDQLTSWMRTKEDNKHQGTEIIKMLDKEFYQLQTLCEKKSDRMSYEEALQTVEDLCLEEGKKREIVGDFVQQSYESVLRKRREELIESENDVMNVGNRFELDAISNVLQEAESMNVNQFGYEETYAGVTAQLCDLESGEEEEWRMKDYLHQMDGCIEIAIQKLKEHLSIELSKIDARIIRNIAEMQQFELKLGPLSAYDYRAILLPLVKSYLRARLEEFAEKDAVEKSDAAREAFLAELARDAKKAKGGSENTRNVDKTKDKKKTKDHRKTKDLKASSGHEELLLQASSPDSNTVAPDSYFQDPELVSMNDNYLEQQEEEYRRKIELEEEEKKLEETLEFQRRIENEAKQKHLAELQKKSSGICLEEVADKIQDAQLKTVADGPDVHDHVKLPIQEQSADENCCPSEVDSVIVTTKNGSLVPNKYSVDSADQKILHQPTVKQGIPNGVVPENGHQLPDRRAGKKHKRHRNSSKMVDGKLESVSLEKNIEDAHTDRHSREHVKFHNDQDANNGWESNVSKAKKDLQMEDEEEERFQADLKKAVRQSLDTYQARGKLPLDSSLRMSQRSASQVDSLGFPTQKDSTEDANGTTLLGTGLKNEVGEYNCFLNVIIQSLWHLRRFREEFLGRSRSEHDHVGNPCVVCALYEIFTALDLASKDSRREAVAPTSLRIALSNLYPDSNFFQEAQMNDASEVLAVIFDCLHRAFTRGSSVSDTESVESNCMGSWDCANNTCIAHSLFGMDIFEQMNCYHCGLESRHLKYTSFFHNINANALRTMKVMCSESSFDELLNLVEMNHQLACDPEVGGCGKLNYIHHFLSTPPHVFMTVLGWQNTCESADDITATVAALSTALDISVLYRGLDPKRTHSLVSVVCYYGQHYHCFAYSHDHDQWIMYDDKTVKIIGGWADVLTMCEKGHLQPQVLFFEAVN is encoded by the exons ATGGGACACAAGAAGCGAAATTCGGCTCCGCGGTCCAAACATTCGCCGGCGACTTCTCCGGCGGCGCAATTCGCCGTCGTCGGCGACGGTATCGCATCGCCGGAGAAACAAGACTCAGGCAATGTTCCCGATCACAACAGCAACACCAATAACGGCGTTCAGAACCCTAACGGGATCGAGTTTCCTCCTCCGCCACCGCCGCCGCCTCCTCCGCCTCAATCCGATGGTCCTTCCTCCGAGTACACCGCGATCAAGCTCGAGTGTGAGCGTGCCCTAACGGCGTTCCGGCGCGGGAACCACAACAGAGCACTGAAGCTCATGAAGGAGCTATGCGGGAAACAAGAGAACGCTGCTCACTCCGCATTTGCGCACCGCGTCCAGGGATTCGTCGCCTTTAAGGTCGCCGGAATCTTGAACGACCCTACCGCGAAGCAACGGCACGTGAAGAACGCCGTCGATTCGGCTCGCAAGGCCGTCGAGCTGTGCCCTAATTCGGTCGAGTACGCGCACTTCTACGCCAATTTGATGCTCGAGGTCGCGAACGACGGGAAGGATTATGAGGAGGTAGTGCAGGAGTGCGAGAGGGCGCTGGCGATAGAGAACCCTAGCGATCCAGGGAAGGAGAGCTTCCAGGATGAGAGTGATCAGAAGTTGTCGACTCCCGAGGCACGTGTTTCGCATGTGCAAAACGAGCTGCGGCAGCTGATTCAGAAGTCGAACATCGCTTCGCTGTCGAGCTGGGTGAAGAATCTGAGCAACGGCGAGGAGAGATTTCGGCTGATTCCGATTCGGAGGCCGACGGAGGACCCTATGGAGCTGAGACTGGTTCAGACTCGAAGGCCTAACGAGATCAAGAAAGTGACGAAGACGCCGGAAGAGAGGAGGAAGGAGATTGAAGTGAGAGTCGCCGCTGCGAGGCTGTTGCAGCAGAAGTCTGAGTCGCCCCAATCTCCGAACGAAGTAGATAAGGATGAGAGGGGGCTGGATTCATCTTCAGCGACTGGTCAGAGTAGGAGGAGGCATGTGAATTCGAAGAAGAATGGGTCTACTGCTGAGAGGAGGAAATGGGTGCAATCTTACTGGAGTTCGATGAGTGTGGAAATGAAGAAGGACTTgcttagggttagggtttctgATCTTAGGTCACACTTTGGGTCTTCGAAGGATACTTTGCCTATTGATCTTTTGGCGGAGGCTGTGTCGTATGCTGAGGCCAATAAGACATGGAAATTCTGGGTTTGCTGCCATTGTGATGAGAAATTTAACGATGACGAGTCTCACAGCCAACATCTTGCGCAGGCGCACATGGGTATGCTCTCGCCGAATTTGCAGGGGCATCTGCCCCATAATGTTGACAGTGAGTGGATTGATATGATTCATAATTGTTCTTGGAAGCCTCTGGATGTTTCTGCTGCAGTTAAAATGCTTGAGAGTAGAATGAAATTCAAAGGTTCAACATTAGTTGAGGATTCGTACTTCGATCATCATACACAGGACTACTATGACTGTATTAATGATGCAACTGATCCTTACCATGAGAAAGAAGGTTTGGGATACAGTCTTCATAACTGTACAACAGAAAGCAATAACTATTGTAAAGCTGTTGCAAGTAATGTGAGAGAAGGCGTTGAAAACCAATTATCTATGTCGCATCCTTTCGCTGATAGTTGGCCAGTATCTGATGATTCTGAGCGCGCAAAACTTCTGGAGAAAATTCGTGCAGTATTTGAGATGCTTATTAAGCATAAATATCTTGCTGCTAGTCACCTTAGCAAGGTTATACAATTTACTATGGGTGAGATTCAAGGTCTTGCTGCTGGTTCTCAATTTCTAAACCATGGTGTCGACCAAACGCCAATGTGCATATGCTTTCTGGGGGCATCACAGCTTAAGAAAATTCTCCAATTTCTTCAAGAGCTATCTCATGCATGCGGATTGGGTAGATATGGTGATAAAGGTAATGGTCTCATGAATGAGTTTCATGATATCAATCAAGGTCCTGAGATCAAAGAGAATATTGTTCTCAATGGAGATTCATCATGCCTCCTTCTGGATGAGTGTTTACTGGTTACACAAGTCACTTTTGATGCTGCTCAGGGGACTGTATTGGATAATATGACTGCCCAAAGTTCTCATGATGGTATTTCAAGCGATAATGATGATTTTCTATCCTGGATATATTCAGGTTCAGCTATAGGGGATCAATTGACATCATGGATGCGAACCAAAGAAGATAATAAACACCAAGGTACAGAAATTATCAAGATGCTTGATAAGGAGTTTTATCAACTACAGACCCTATGTGAGAAGAAGTCTGACCGAATGAGTTATGAGGAAGCACTGCAGACAGTAGAGGATCTTTGTCTTGAAGAGGGAAAGAAGAGGGAAATTGTTGGTGACTTTGTCCAGCAAAGCTATGAGTCTGTCTTAAGAAAACGAAGAGAAGAGCTCATTGAAAGTGAGAATGATGTGATGAATGTCGGCAATAGGTTTGAGTTGGATGCCATATCAAATGTTTTGCAAGAAGCAGAATCAATGAATGTTAATCAATTTGGATATGAAGAAACTTATGCTGGCGTGACTGCTCAGTTATGTGACTTGGAatctggtgaagaagaagaatggagaaTGAAAGACTACTTGCATCAAATGGATGGTTGTATAGAAATTGCTATTCAGAAACTGAAAGAGCACTTGTCTATAGAG CTTAGCAAAATTGATGCTCGAATCATTAGAAATATTGCTGAGATGCAACAATTCGAACTCAAGCTTGGGCCTCTTTCCGCTTATGATTATCGGGCTATATTATTGCCTCTAGTGAAGTCATACCTAAGG GCACGTTTAGAAGAATTTGCCGAGAAGGATGCAGTAGAGAAGTCTGATGCTGCGAGGGAAGCATTCTTGGCTGAACTTGCACGTGATGCTAAGAAGGCTAAAGGGGGAAGTGAGAACACAAGAAATGTGGATAAGACCAAAGATAAGAAGAAGACTAAAGatcacagaaaaacaaaagatCTGAAG GCTTCAAGTGGTCATGAGGAGCTATTGCTGCAAGCTAGCAGTCCTGA TTCCAATACTGTTGCACCTGATAGTTACTTTCAAGATCCTGAGCTTGTTTCCATGAATGATAATTACTTGGAACAACAGGAAGAGGAATATAGACGGAAAATAGAGCTAGAAGAGGAGGAAAAAAAGCTTGAGGAAACTTTAGAATTTCAGCGTAGGATAGAAAATGAAGCCAAACAAAAACACCTTGCCGAATTACAAAAGAAATCGTCTGGGATATGTTTAGAGGAAGTTGCGGACAAAATTCAGGATGCTCAGTTGAAGACAGTTGCTGATGGGCCAGATGTGCATGATCATGTAAAACTGCCTATACAG GAGCAGTCAGCTGATGAGAATTGCTGTCCTAGTGAAGTGGATAGTGTGATAGTCACCACTAAAAATGGTTCTTTGGTGCCAAATAAATATTCAGTTGATTCAGCTGATCAAAAGATATTGCATCAGCCAACTGTTAAACAAG GTATACCTAATGGAGTTGTTCCAGAGAATGGTCATCAGTTGCCTGATCGTCGTGCAGGGAAAAAGCATAAACGGCATAGGAATTCTTCCAAAATGGTTGATGGAAAATTGGAATCTGTCTCATTGGAAAAGAATATTGAGGATGCACATACTGACAGACATTCAAGAGAGCATGTTAAATTCCATAATGATCAAGATGCAAACAATG GGTGGGAAAGCAATGTATCAAAGGCGAAGAAAGATCTGCAAAtggaagatgaggaggaggaaagaTTCCAAGCTGATCTTAAAAAGGCTGTACGACAAAGCCTGG ACACATATCAAGCACGTGGAAAACTGCCTTTGGATTCTAGTTTAAGAATGTCTCAGAGATCTGCTTCACAAGTAGATTCATTGGGTTTTCCAACACAGAAAGACTCAACTGAGGATGCAAATGGAACTACATTGCTTGGTACTGGGCTAAAGAATGAAGTTGGTGAATATAACTGTTTTCTCAATGTTATTATACAG TCTTTATGGCATTTAAGACGCTTTCGGGAGGAATTTCTTGGCAGATCAAGATCAGAGCATGATCATGTTGGCAATCCTTGTGTCGTCTGTGCATTGTATGAGATCTTCACTGCTTTGGACCTTGCATCAAAGGACTCAAGGAGAGAAGCAGTAGCACCTACTTCCCTGCGAATAGCTCTAAGCAACCTATATCCAGATAGTAACTTCTTCCAGGAG GCTCAGATGAACGATGCTTCTGAGGTACTTGCAGTGATATTTGACTGCCTTCATCGTGCATTTACCCGTGGTTCAAGTGTTTCTGACACTGAGTCGGTGGAAAGTAATTGCATGGGATCTTGGGATTGTGCAAATAATACTTGTATAGCACATTCACTTTTCGGAATGGACATTTTTGAGCAAATGAACTGCTATCACTGTGGTCTCGAGTCCAGACATTTGAAGTATACATCCTTCTTTCACAATATAAATGCCAACGCATTACGAACAATGAAG GTTATGTGTTCTGAAAGTTCCTTTGATGAGCTATTGAACCTTGTGGAGATGAACCATCAATTGGCTTGTGATCCAGAAGTTGGTGGTTGTGGCAAGCTTAACTACATCCATCACTTTCTTTCAACTCCACCTCATGTTTTTATGACAG TTCTTGGTTGGCAAAATACATGCGAGAGTGCTGATGATATAACAGCCACTGTGGCAGCCCTGAGCACTGCACTAGACATCAGTGTCCTATATCGAGGCTTAGATCCTAAAAGAACTCATAGCTTGGTATCAGTG GTTTGCTACTATGGCCAACATTATCATTGCTTTGCTTACAGTCATGACCATGATCAATGGATTATGTATGATGACAAGACTGTCAAG ATAATTGGTGGATGGGCAGATGTTCTTACAATGTGTGAAAAAGGACATCTACAACCTCAGGTTCTTTTCTTTGAAGCTGTAAACTAG